One genomic segment of [Phormidium] sp. ETS-05 includes these proteins:
- a CDS encoding PleD family two-component system response regulator, which translates to MDKTILIVDDESHIRILMEQTLEELEDEGVELLTASNGEEALETIKAAKPNLVFMDVMMPKMSGFEVCHAVKNELGLDDVYIIMLTAKGQEFDKEKGKEVGADLYMTKPFDPDEVLAKSAEILGLEI; encoded by the coding sequence ATGGATAAAACAATTTTGATTGTGGATGATGAATCTCACATCAGGATTCTGATGGAGCAAACCCTGGAAGAATTGGAGGACGAAGGGGTGGAATTGCTTACGGCTAGTAATGGAGAGGAAGCCTTAGAAACGATTAAAGCAGCCAAACCTAATCTGGTTTTTATGGATGTAATGATGCCGAAAATGAGCGGGTTTGAGGTTTGCCATGCAGTGAAAAACGAACTGGGACTCGATGATGTGTATATTATTATGCTCACGGCTAAGGGTCAGGAGTTCGATAAGGAAAAGGGGAAGGAAGTAGGGGCGGATTTATATATGACGAAACCTTTCGATCCCGATGAAGTTTTGGCGAAGTCGGCGGAGATTC
- the zds gene encoding 9,9'-di-cis-zeta-carotene desaturase, whose translation MRVAIAGAGLAGMATAVELVDAGHEVEIFESRPFVGGKVGSWVDPDGNHIEMGLHVFFGCYYNLFDLMRKVGAGDNLRLKEHTHIFVNKGGNTGELDFRFFTGAPFHGLKAFFTTSQLSLQDKIQNALALGTSPLVRGLIDFEGAMKTIRDLDSISFADWFRSHGGSEGSIKRMWNPIAYALGFIDCENISARCMLTIFQFFAAKTEASILRMLEGSPNEYLHQPIVNYLEARGAKIHTRRRVRQILFDNEPETHVTGFIVAAGETEETITADAYICALDVPGIQKILPPEWRQWPEFDNIYKLDAVPVATVQLRFDGWVTEMQDPEKRRQLQQAAGIDNLLYTADADFSCFADLALASPADYYRPGEGSLLQLVLTPGDPFIKQSNEEIANHVLNQVRELFPSARDLNMTWYSVVKLAQSLYREAPGMDPYRPGQKTPVSNFFLAGSYTQQDYIDSMEGATISGRQAAKAILANATQLTSRRQPSIV comes from the coding sequence ATGCGCGTTGCGATCGCCGGTGCGGGATTGGCTGGTATGGCCACCGCCGTGGAATTAGTCGATGCTGGTCACGAAGTAGAAATCTTTGAGTCCCGGCCCTTTGTGGGGGGGAAAGTGGGCAGTTGGGTGGACCCCGACGGCAACCATATAGAAATGGGGCTGCATGTCTTCTTCGGCTGCTACTACAACCTCTTTGACCTGATGCGAAAAGTGGGAGCAGGGGATAACCTGCGTCTGAAAGAACATACCCACATCTTTGTCAACAAAGGCGGTAATACTGGCGAACTGGACTTCCGGTTTTTCACTGGCGCCCCTTTCCACGGCTTAAAAGCCTTCTTCACCACCTCTCAATTATCATTACAAGATAAAATCCAAAACGCCCTAGCATTGGGCACTAGCCCCCTGGTGCGGGGTTTAATTGACTTCGAGGGGGCGATGAAAACTATCCGGGACTTGGATAGTATCAGTTTTGCGGACTGGTTCCGCAGTCACGGTGGTTCGGAAGGCAGTATTAAACGGATGTGGAATCCGATCGCCTATGCTCTCGGCTTCATCGACTGCGAAAATATCTCCGCTCGGTGCATGCTTACCATCTTCCAATTTTTCGCCGCCAAAACCGAAGCCTCCATCCTGCGGATGCTGGAAGGTTCCCCCAACGAATACCTGCACCAGCCGATCGTCAACTACTTAGAAGCCCGAGGCGCCAAAATCCACACCAGGCGGCGGGTGCGTCAAATCCTATTTGACAACGAACCGGAAACCCACGTCACCGGGTTTATCGTTGCTGCTGGCGAAACCGAAGAAACCATTACCGCCGACGCCTACATCTGCGCTCTCGACGTACCCGGAATCCAGAAAATACTACCCCCAGAATGGCGCCAATGGCCAGAATTTGACAACATCTACAAACTCGACGCCGTACCCGTCGCCACAGTGCAACTGCGATTTGATGGCTGGGTGACAGAAATGCAAGACCCAGAAAAACGCCGTCAACTGCAACAAGCTGCCGGGATTGATAACCTACTTTACACCGCCGATGCCGATTTTTCCTGCTTTGCCGACTTGGCCCTAGCTTCCCCAGCGGATTACTATCGTCCTGGTGAAGGTTCCTTATTGCAGCTAGTCCTCACCCCTGGAGACCCCTTTATCAAACAAAGCAATGAGGAAATAGCTAACCACGTCCTCAACCAAGTGCGGGAATTATTCCCCTCGGCGCGGGACCTGAATATGACCTGGTATAGTGTGGTCAAACTCGCTCAGTCCCTGTACCGCGAAGCTCCCGGCATGGACCCCTACCGTCCCGGGCAAAAAACCCCAGTGAGTAACTTCTTCCTCGCCGGTAGCTACACCCAGCAAGATTATATCGACAGTATGGAAGGAGCCACCATTTCTGGACGACAGGCGGCTAAGGCAATTTTGGCAAATGCCACCCAGTTAACCTCCCGTCGTCAACCTTCCATAGTGTAG
- a CDS encoding SRPBCC family protein gives MTDWLEHSVLVEVETPIDLVWSLWSDLEQMPRWMKWIESVHILEENPELSRWKLTSGAFEFSWLSRIIKVIPNQIIQWESVDGLPNKGAIRFYDQHDKSIVKLTVAYGIPGILGQVMDNLFLGRIVESTIQADLERFRQYALSVQSR, from the coding sequence ATGACAGATTGGTTAGAACATAGCGTATTAGTAGAAGTGGAAACACCGATAGATTTAGTCTGGAGTCTCTGGTCAGACTTAGAACAGATGCCCCGGTGGATGAAATGGATTGAATCGGTACATATTTTAGAGGAAAACCCCGAATTATCCCGGTGGAAACTAACATCTGGCGCATTTGAATTTAGCTGGTTATCGCGAATTATCAAAGTAATACCTAACCAGATTATTCAGTGGGAATCGGTGGATGGACTGCCCAATAAAGGAGCGATTCGCTTTTATGACCAGCACGATAAAAGCATCGTGAAACTAACTGTCGCTTACGGGATTCCTGGGATATTGGGGCAGGTGATGGACAATTTATTTTTAGGGCGAATTGTAGAATCTACCATTCAAGCAGATTTAGAGCGATTTCGGCAATATGCTTTGTCCGTACAATCTCGATAA
- a CDS encoding 2Fe-2S iron-sulfur cluster-binding protein, translating to MTVKIKFLPDDITIDAEPGEPILEVADRAGITIPTGCLMGSCHACEVEIDEGQTICACITAVPRDRKELTINLYVDPTW from the coding sequence ATGACCGTCAAAATCAAATTTCTCCCTGATGACATCACAATTGATGCCGAACCCGGAGAACCAATCCTGGAAGTAGCAGACCGCGCAGGCATCACCATCCCCACCGGTTGTTTAATGGGTTCCTGTCACGCATGCGAAGTAGAAATCGATGAGGGTCAGACGATTTGCGCCTGCATCACCGCCGTACCAAGAGACCGAAAGGAACTCACCATCAATCTCTATGTTGACCCTACGTGGTAA
- the cobQ gene encoding cobyric acid synthase CobQ yields the protein MKAIMVVGTTSHAGKSLIATAICRLLSRRGLRVTPFKGQNMALNAYVTATGGEIGYAQAVQAWAASVEPQVEMNPILLKPQGDMTSQVIIKGQPTGTVGAAEYYEKYFDMGWEAITESLRKLSSNFDFVVCEGAGSPAEINLKHRDLTNMRVAKHLNAATVLVVDIDRGGAFAHVVGTLQLLEPEERALIKGIIINKFRGQRSLLESGITWLENYTGIPVLGVIPWVEEIFPAEDSVSLLERRDSKSTADITIAVIRLPRISNFTDFEPLEAEPTVKVKYISPKQPLGYPDAVIIPGSKTTIPDMLLLQKSGLAEELQNYVAAGGTVMGICGGFQMLGEWVADPEGVEGQEGRFDALNLLPLHTVINAKKITRQRQVTSQYPQVGLPVSGYEIHQGHSQIADSDQVKHLFDDPYLGIVDNDQAVWGTYLHGIFDNSPWRRAWLNRLRNQRGLNSLPTGIPNYHEQREDILNSLADIVETNLNFNLILDQLN from the coding sequence ATGAAAGCAATTATGGTAGTGGGAACCACATCCCATGCAGGCAAATCCCTAATCGCCACCGCCATTTGCCGCCTACTTTCGCGGCGGGGGTTGCGAGTAACACCCTTCAAAGGACAAAATATGGCGCTCAACGCCTACGTCACTGCCACCGGCGGCGAAATCGGTTACGCTCAAGCCGTCCAAGCCTGGGCCGCCAGCGTCGAACCCCAAGTGGAAATGAATCCCATTTTATTAAAACCCCAAGGGGATATGACCTCCCAAGTCATTATCAAAGGTCAACCAACCGGTACAGTAGGTGCTGCCGAATATTACGAAAAATATTTTGATATGGGATGGGAAGCCATTACCGAATCCCTCCGCAAATTAAGCTCAAATTTTGATTTCGTTGTCTGTGAAGGAGCCGGGAGCCCAGCCGAAATCAACCTTAAACACCGCGACTTGACAAATATGCGGGTTGCCAAACACTTAAATGCAGCTACAGTCCTAGTGGTAGATATCGATCGGGGTGGCGCCTTTGCCCATGTAGTGGGCACTTTGCAACTCCTTGAACCCGAAGAACGCGCCCTAATTAAAGGCATCATCATCAATAAATTTCGCGGCCAGCGCAGTCTCCTAGAATCAGGCATCACCTGGCTGGAAAACTACACCGGTATCCCCGTCCTCGGCGTCATCCCTTGGGTAGAAGAAATCTTCCCCGCCGAAGATTCCGTTAGCCTCCTAGAAAGGCGAGATAGCAAATCCACCGCTGACATCACGATCGCTGTCATTCGCCTGCCCCGCATTTCCAACTTTACCGACTTCGAGCCCCTAGAAGCCGAACCCACCGTTAAGGTAAAATACATCAGCCCCAAACAACCCCTCGGCTATCCCGATGCCGTCATCATCCCCGGTTCCAAAACCACCATCCCCGATATGCTCCTCCTCCAGAAAAGCGGTCTCGCCGAAGAACTGCAAAACTACGTCGCTGCAGGAGGCACCGTTATGGGTATTTGTGGCGGCTTTCAAATGCTCGGCGAATGGGTAGCCGACCCCGAAGGCGTCGAAGGACAAGAAGGAAGATTTGACGCCCTCAACCTCCTACCTCTTCACACCGTCATCAACGCCAAAAAAATCACCCGCCAGCGGCAAGTCACCTCCCAATATCCTCAAGTCGGTTTACCCGTCTCCGGCTATGAAATCCATCAAGGTCATAGCCAAATAGCCGATTCCGACCAAGTAAAACACTTATTTGACGACCCCTATCTCGGCATCGTTGACAACGACCAAGCCGTTTGGGGTACATATCTCCACGGTATCTTTGATAATAGTCCCTGGCGGCGCGCTTGGTTAAATCGACTGCGCAATCAAAGAGGGCTCAATTCCCTGCCCACCGGCATTCCCAACTACCACGAACAGCGCGAAGACATTTTAAACTCCCTCGCCGATATCGTGGAAACCAACTTAAATTTTAACCTAATTTTAGACCAACTCAATTAA
- a CDS encoding Npun_F0494 family protein, with product MSATKLSNRQGEPNIAYPQTTRERAEIAMRCSPLLLELFAAMQGNSVSLGAIAADAGVKNRYTRSPISELAAESALMWLIQVGILRREVDGQGITDSFRLTPLGRQLVEQWQPEGQIPSATGCDRLRNTINRYLRLPL from the coding sequence ATGAGTGCCACCAAGCTATCGAACCGCCAGGGAGAGCCTAACATCGCCTATCCCCAAACCACACGGGAACGGGCAGAAATCGCAATGCGTTGCTCCCCCTTACTCCTAGAGTTATTCGCCGCTATGCAGGGTAACAGTGTGTCGTTGGGGGCGATCGCCGCCGATGCAGGAGTAAAAAACCGCTACACCCGCTCCCCCATATCAGAATTAGCCGCAGAAAGCGCCCTGATGTGGTTGATTCAAGTCGGTATTCTGCGGCGAGAAGTAGATGGACAGGGAATTACCGATAGTTTTCGCCTCACCCCCTTGGGGCGTCAGCTCGTGGAACAATGGCAGCCAGAGGGACAAATCCCCAGTGCCACTGGGTGCGATCGCCTGCGCAACACCATCAACCGCTATCTGCGGCTACCCTTATAA
- a CDS encoding sulfurtransferase — protein sequence MSDSKHIVSPQWLSEHLEDRDVVVVDCRFSLVDADLGSREYQESHIPGAYYLHLNEDLASPVDVHGGRHPLPDTAKLADKLASIGVNFQKTLVVAYDNSKLAFASRLWWLLRYMGHDAVAVLDGGWSTWLQAGYPVTAELPTPIKGEFLPQLRPEMQVDIEVVKGRKDLPEVALVDSREVDRFLGKYEPIDPVAGHIPGAVNYYWQEAMDSSGQLRSPEEQRQRWQDIQSAEEIIVYCGSGVTACANLLSLELAGISGAKLYPGSWSDWCSYL from the coding sequence ATGAGCGATTCTAAGCACATCGTTTCTCCTCAATGGCTTTCGGAACACCTGGAAGACCGGGATGTGGTAGTAGTGGATTGTCGTTTTTCCCTGGTGGATGCGGACCTTGGCTCGCGAGAATATCAGGAAAGTCACATTCCTGGTGCCTATTACTTGCACTTAAACGAGGACCTAGCATCGCCGGTGGACGTACATGGGGGACGCCATCCCCTCCCTGACACGGCAAAATTGGCGGATAAATTGGCGAGCATCGGGGTGAATTTCCAAAAAACTCTGGTGGTGGCATACGATAATTCTAAATTGGCGTTTGCCTCCCGTCTGTGGTGGTTGTTACGCTATATGGGACATGATGCGGTAGCGGTACTGGATGGGGGATGGAGTACGTGGTTGCAAGCCGGATATCCCGTGACAGCGGAATTGCCCACGCCGATAAAAGGAGAATTCTTGCCGCAACTCAGACCGGAAATGCAGGTGGATATTGAGGTGGTGAAAGGGCGGAAAGATTTGCCGGAAGTGGCTTTGGTGGATTCGCGGGAGGTCGATCGCTTCCTGGGCAAATACGAGCCGATCGACCCTGTAGCCGGTCACATTCCTGGCGCGGTAAACTACTACTGGCAAGAAGCAATGGATAGCAGCGGTCAACTGCGCTCCCCAGAAGAACAACGCCAGCGGTGGCAAGATATCCAATCAGCCGAGGAAATTATCGTTTATTGCGGTTCTGGTGTCACCGCTTGCGCCAATCTTTTATCCTTAGAACTAGCAGGCATCTCCGGCGCTAAACTCTACCCCGGTAGTTGGAGCGACTGGTGTTCTTATTTGTAA
- a CDS encoding DUF2256 domain-containing protein, producing MARQKSKSDLPEKICPVCQRPFTWRKKWAKVWDEVKYCSDRCRRRRSQAESQD from the coding sequence ATGGCACGCCAAAAATCTAAATCAGATTTACCAGAAAAAATCTGTCCTGTATGTCAAAGACCGTTTACCTGGCGCAAAAAGTGGGCTAAAGTATGGGATGAGGTGAAATACTGCTCCGATCGGTGTCGCCGTCGCCGTTCTCAAGCCGAATCCCAGGATTAA
- a CDS encoding isoaspartyl peptidase/L-asparaginase, with the protein MESQVQPKLIIHGGAGSSLKGKGGVEVVRSSLYQVVDAVYGMLLDGCAARDAVVQGCRMLEDDPLFNAGTGSVLQSDGQIRMSASLMDGVASRFSGVINVSRVKNPIELAEFLQSSPDRVLSDLGSAELLRELQVPIYDALTEQRLQEWLADRGDNFNRKMADVVSESAGRGTIGVVALDRIGRLAAGTSTGGKGFERIGRVSDSATPAGNYANANAGVSCTGIGEDILDECLAAKIVVRVTDGLSLHESLARSFAEAQSRNRDLGAIALDATGTIGWGKTSEVILAAFHNGVSRGDSLEAGPDPQVFVV; encoded by the coding sequence ATGGAGTCACAGGTGCAACCTAAGTTAATTATTCATGGTGGGGCGGGTAGCTCTTTAAAGGGAAAAGGTGGGGTTGAGGTGGTGCGATCGTCTCTGTATCAGGTGGTGGATGCAGTTTATGGGATGTTGTTAGATGGATGTGCGGCGCGAGATGCGGTGGTGCAGGGGTGTCGGATGTTGGAGGATGACCCGTTGTTTAATGCGGGAACGGGTTCGGTGTTGCAGTCGGATGGTCAGATCCGAATGAGTGCGTCTCTGATGGATGGGGTGGCGAGTCGCTTTAGTGGGGTGATTAATGTTTCGCGGGTGAAAAATCCGATCGAACTGGCGGAGTTTTTGCAAAGTTCGCCCGATCGGGTGTTGTCGGATCTGGGGTCGGCGGAACTGCTGCGAGAGCTGCAAGTGCCGATTTATGATGCCCTGACGGAGCAGCGGTTGCAGGAGTGGCTCGCGGACCGGGGGGATAATTTCAACCGGAAGATGGCGGATGTGGTGTCGGAGTCAGCGGGGAGAGGGACGATCGGAGTGGTGGCGTTGGACAGGATCGGACGCTTGGCGGCGGGGACTTCTACTGGGGGTAAGGGTTTTGAACGCATCGGACGGGTGAGTGATTCGGCGACGCCTGCGGGGAATTATGCTAATGCTAATGCTGGGGTGAGTTGTACGGGTATTGGCGAGGATATTCTCGATGAGTGTTTGGCGGCCAAAATTGTGGTGCGGGTGACGGATGGTTTGTCTTTGCACGAGTCTTTGGCGCGATCGTTTGCAGAGGCCCAGTCCCGAAATCGAGATTTAGGCGCGATCGCTCTTGACGCTACCGGTACGATCGGCTGGGGTAAAACCAGCGAAGTCATCCTCGCCGCTTTTCATAACGGTGTCAGTCGGGGAGACAGTCTAGAAGCTGGACCAGATCCCCAAGTGTTTGTAGTTTAA
- the glmU gene encoding bifunctional UDP-N-acetylglucosamine diphosphorylase/glucosamine-1-phosphate N-acetyltransferase GlmU yields the protein MVAVAILAAGRGTRMKSDLPKVLHDLGGRTLVARVLESLSEIQPSRRLVIIGYRGELVQVALQSYPDLEFVEQTQQLGTGHAIQQLLPHLKGFTGDLLVLNGDVPLLRPQTIQLLLATHQENKNAATILTAHLPNPKGYGRVFCDGQNRLQQIVEDRDCTAAQKQNHRINAGVYCFHWPDLEQVLPNLKAENDQQEYYLTDAVNFLNPVTVVDVEDYQEILGINDRKQLATAYDILQERVKDKWMAAGVTLIDPNSITIDDTVDLAPDVTIEPQTHLRGNTKIEASSHIGPGSLIENSHLGANTKVFYSVVSDSTVAAGTTIGPYAHLRGHASIGEGCRVGNFVEIKNTTIGSRTNVAHLSYLGDATLGEKVNIGAGTITANYDGVNKHQTIIGNGSKTGANSVLVAPVTIGNNVTIAAGSAITEDVPDDSLAIGRSRQVIKPGWRLKPNSD from the coding sequence ATGGTAGCAGTAGCGATTTTAGCGGCTGGACGCGGCACCCGCATGAAGTCAGACCTACCCAAGGTATTGCATGACTTGGGAGGAAGAACCCTTGTAGCGCGAGTGTTAGAGAGTCTTTCGGAAATTCAGCCATCCCGACGCCTAGTCATCATCGGCTATCGGGGTGAGTTAGTCCAAGTTGCCTTACAGTCCTATCCAGATTTAGAATTTGTCGAGCAGACCCAGCAACTAGGCACAGGTCACGCCATCCAACAACTACTCCCCCACCTGAAAGGATTTACCGGGGATTTGTTGGTACTCAACGGCGATGTCCCCCTGTTGCGCCCCCAAACCATCCAACTGCTGCTGGCGACACATCAAGAAAACAAAAACGCCGCCACCATCCTCACCGCTCACCTTCCCAACCCCAAAGGCTACGGACGAGTGTTTTGTGATGGTCAAAATCGGCTACAGCAAATCGTAGAAGACCGAGACTGCACTGCAGCTCAGAAGCAAAATCACCGCATCAATGCTGGGGTTTACTGCTTCCATTGGCCAGATTTGGAGCAAGTGTTGCCCAATCTCAAAGCGGAAAACGACCAGCAGGAATATTACCTCACCGATGCGGTAAACTTCCTCAACCCAGTGACAGTGGTGGATGTGGAAGATTACCAGGAAATTCTCGGCATCAACGATCGCAAGCAACTGGCCACCGCCTACGATATCCTGCAAGAGCGGGTGAAAGATAAATGGATGGCCGCTGGGGTGACTTTAATCGACCCCAACAGCATCACCATCGATGATACGGTTGACCTCGCTCCCGATGTCACCATCGAACCCCAAACCCACCTGCGGGGTAATACCAAAATTGAAGCCAGCAGCCACATCGGACCAGGGAGCTTGATTGAAAACAGCCACTTGGGCGCTAATACCAAAGTATTTTACTCGGTAGTTTCTGATAGCACCGTGGCCGCAGGCACCACGATCGGACCTTATGCCCATCTGCGCGGTCATGCCAGCATCGGCGAGGGTTGTCGGGTGGGCAACTTTGTGGAAATCAAAAACACCACCATCGGTTCCCGCACTAATGTGGCTCACCTCTCTTACTTGGGCGATGCCACCCTTGGGGAAAAAGTCAACATCGGTGCTGGCACGATCACTGCCAACTATGATGGTGTCAACAAACACCAAACTATAATCGGTAACGGCAGTAAAACTGGTGCTAATAGCGTTCTAGTGGCTCCAGTTACTATTGGCAACAATGTCACTATTGCTGCAGGTAGCGCCATCACCGAAGATGTGCCCGATGATTCTTTGGCGATCGGTCGGTCTCGACAAGTAATTAAACCCGGTTGGCGCTTGAAACCTAACAGCGATTAA
- a CDS encoding HD-GYP domain-containing protein, with the protein MILLDVMMPGMDGFEVCRRLKQEEGTRLIPIIFITALNDRRSRIRGIEAGGDDFLTKPFDHLELSARVKSLVRQKRLNEDLDHAEQVLFSIARTIESRDPNTGDHCDRLVDWGKAFGEYLGLSRPDIRDLMWGAYLHDIGKVGVPDRVLLKRGPLTAEEWVIMKQHVIIGEQICKPLRTMRGVIPIIRHHHERWDGSGYPDGLIGPEIPLLAQVFQTIDIYDALTSERPYKNAYPPEQALAIMAEETAKGWRNPKLIETFSQFIRSTLSCTNYPTVQNGQIAVTKASAVG; encoded by the coding sequence GTGATTCTGTTGGATGTGATGATGCCGGGAATGGACGGATTTGAGGTATGTCGCCGCCTCAAACAAGAAGAAGGCACCAGGCTAATCCCGATTATATTCATTACGGCTCTCAACGATAGGCGATCGCGCATCCGAGGTATCGAAGCCGGAGGCGATGACTTCCTCACCAAACCATTCGACCACTTAGAACTTTCCGCCCGGGTTAAATCCTTAGTGCGGCAAAAACGCCTCAACGAAGACCTCGACCACGCCGAACAAGTCCTATTTTCCATCGCCCGCACGATCGAAAGCCGCGACCCCAACACCGGCGACCACTGCGATCGGCTCGTAGATTGGGGCAAAGCCTTTGGCGAATATCTCGGACTCTCCCGGCCCGACATTCGGGATTTAATGTGGGGAGCATACCTCCACGATATCGGTAAAGTCGGCGTTCCCGATAGAGTCCTCCTCAAAAGAGGCCCCCTCACCGCCGAAGAATGGGTAATTATGAAACAGCACGTCATCATCGGCGAGCAAATCTGCAAACCCCTGCGCACCATGAGGGGCGTCATCCCCATCATCCGCCACCACCACGAACGCTGGGACGGTTCCGGCTATCCCGACGGTCTCATCGGTCCAGAAATTCCCCTCCTCGCCCAAGTCTTTCAAACCATAGACATATACGACGCCCTCACCAGCGAACGTCCCTACAAAAATGCCTACCCCCCCGAACAAGCCTTGGCAATTATGGCCGAAGAAACCGCCAAAGGATGGCGCAACCCCAAACTCATAGAAACCTTCAGCCAATTTATCCGCTCTACCCTGAGCTGTACCAACTACCCCACAGTCCAGAACGGTCAAATCGCCGTCACCAAAGCATCTGCAGTGGGGTGA
- a CDS encoding tRNA (5-methylaminomethyl-2-thiouridine)(34)-methyltransferase MnmD → MTKENFRLELTGDGSFTFFSSEFGEAFHSHHGARQEAELKFVAPTQLRVTAHKPIVRLLDVCYGLGYNTAAAIAAIWEVNPDCKVEWIGLELDTEVAKQAIAHGLLGQWPPPLPELLREIAENQVLQTKNITARLLVGDARQTIEQVVASGFQADAIFLDPFSPPKCPQLWTVEFLGLVAQCLSPTGKLATYSCSAAVRVALMAAGLRVGSTPPVGRRSPGTVASFTEDGLPPLSPQELEHLQTRAAIPYRDPNLWDEPEAIVHRRRIEQQASALEATGQWKKRHSLPR, encoded by the coding sequence ATGACTAAGGAGAATTTTAGATTAGAATTAACTGGTGATGGTTCGTTTACTTTTTTCTCCTCCGAGTTTGGCGAAGCTTTTCACAGTCACCACGGCGCTCGCCAGGAGGCAGAGTTAAAATTTGTGGCGCCGACTCAGTTGAGAGTAACCGCTCACAAACCGATAGTGCGGTTGTTGGATGTGTGTTACGGTTTGGGGTACAATACAGCAGCAGCAATTGCAGCAATTTGGGAGGTGAATCCTGACTGTAAAGTGGAGTGGATCGGATTAGAGTTAGACACCGAGGTGGCCAAACAAGCGATCGCCCACGGCCTACTAGGACAATGGCCGCCACCGTTACCGGAATTACTGAGGGAAATAGCAGAAAATCAAGTTTTGCAGACAAAAAATATCACGGCTCGCCTATTAGTGGGGGACGCTCGGCAAACGATCGAGCAGGTGGTGGCATCCGGCTTCCAAGCAGATGCCATTTTTCTCGACCCCTTTTCCCCCCCCAAGTGCCCCCAGTTGTGGACGGTAGAATTTTTGGGGTTAGTCGCCCAGTGCCTCAGTCCAACAGGGAAACTGGCAACCTATTCCTGCTCGGCGGCGGTGCGGGTGGCATTGATGGCGGCGGGGTTGCGCGTGGGTTCGACGCCGCCAGTGGGAAGACGATCGCCCGGGACAGTGGCCAGTTTCACAGAAGATGGCTTACCACCCCTATCCCCGCAAGAACTGGAACACTTGCAAACCAGAGCCGCCATTCCCTACCGTGACCCAAACCTGTGGGATGAGCCAGAGGCGATCGTCCACCGGCGGCGAATAGAGCAGCAGGCATCTGCTCTCGAAGCAACTGGGCAATGGAAAAAACGCCATAGCTTACCCAGATAA